One window of the Eriocheir sinensis breed Jianghai 21 chromosome 59, ASM2467909v1, whole genome shotgun sequence genome contains the following:
- the LOC126985470 gene encoding zinc finger protein 493-like isoform X1: MEGLHIPYPGKYQKVSHTGTQTIIHHPTGFYPNYNLQDGTIHNSVPNALQNNLQNTAAPLTIKGENNLIDGDKPYECDRCGKRYAQKSHLTSHMQWHTKEKNYECKICDKRFSMESHLNGHMLEHSREKKFECEICGKRFTMENYLTSHMQAHITDKKYECEICDKRFAMQNHLNSHMLVHCMDRKYECEICRKRYTQRSHLNSHMLKHSKEKNHECLLCGKRYNMESHLKSHMLVHNDQDKKFECLMCGKRFHMEVQLTSHMVTHNEDRKFECPQCDKRFTLELHLNSHMMVHITEKKFECLLCHKRFVMESHLVSHMLVHNEKRFECEICGKRFNMESHLNSHILVHTVEKNFECEICNKRFAMENHLASHMLVHSEDKKYECQVCQKRFNMEWHLTSHMLVHNEDRKYECELCGKRFTMESHLNSHMLVHNEKKFECPLCPKRFNMESHLRSHMLVHNEKKFACMLCSKRFLMEAHLNAHMMVHSEDKNFECNVCGKRFNMECHLNSHMLVHNTDKKFECQICNKRFNMESHLNSHMLVHNEKKFECPLCSKRFNMESHLNSHMLVHSDKNFECDVCGKRFSQSAHLNSHRFVHSQEKKYECQVCRKRFHQESHLTSHMFVHSEEKQFECEECGKRFGQEIHLNSHRFTHSGKKTEYQQIMTNYVNNHKYMSEEDRQHQCNVCGKRFIHENHLNIHKFVHKEEKKFACDICGKRFSHESYLSSHRYVHNEKRFECNQCGKRFSHESYLNSHSFVHNERRDVTTFQKPQMPVVQKDQTTHMQVQQPQEKKPFECDENGKMLIQQTYQPPYAYAQWEHVRTLWSL, encoded by the coding sequence ATGGAAGGGTTACATATTCCCTACCCCGGAAAGTATCAAAAAGTAAGTCACACAGGCACGCAGACCATCATTCACCACCCCACCGGATTTTACCCCAACTACAACCTCCAGGACGGCACCATACACAACAGCGTCCCTAATGCCCTTCAAAACAACCTCCAGAACACTGCTGCTCCTCTGACCATAAAAGGCGAGAACAACTTGATCGACGGTGACAAGCCGTACGAGTGTGACCGCTGCGGCAAGCGCTATGCCCAGAAAAGCCACCTCACCAGTCACATGCAATGGCACACGAAAGAGAAGAACTATGAGTGCAAAATATGTGACAAGCGCTTTTCTATGGAGAGCCACCTCAATGGCCACATGCTCGAGCACAGCCGTGAAAAGAAGTTTGAATGTGAGATCTGTGGCAAGCGCTTTACTATGGAAAACTACTTAACGAGTCACATGCAAGCCCATATCACCGACAAGAAGTACGAGTGCGAGATTTGCGACAAGCGTTTTGCCATGCAGAACCACCTGAACAGTCACATGCTAGTGCACTGCATGGACCGTAAGTACGAGTGCGAAATCTGCCGGAAGAGATACACACAGCGGAGTCACCTAAACTCCCACATGTTAAAACACAGCAAGGAGAAGAACCACGAGTGTCTCCTGTGCGGGAAGCGCTACAACATGGAGAGCCACCTCAAGAGTCACATGCTGGTGCATAACGACCAGGACAAGAAGTTTGAGTGTCTGATGTGTGGCAAACGTTTCCACATGGAGGTGCAACTTACCAGCCACATGGTGACCCACAACGAGGACCGCAAGTTTGAGTGCCCGCAGTGTGACAAGCGCTTCACTCTGGAGCTGCACCTCAACTCCCACATGATGGTGCACATCACGGAGAAGAAGTTCGAGTGTCTTCTTTGCCACAAGCGCTTCGTCATGGAGAGCCACCTGGTGAGCCACATGCTGGTGCACAATGAGAAGCGCTTCGAGTGTGAAATCTGTGGTAAGCGCTTCAACATGGAGAGCCACCTCAACAGCCACATCCTGGTGCACACCGTCGAGAAGAACTTTGAGTGTGAAATCTGCAACAAGCGCTTTGCCATGGAGAACCACCTGGCCAGCCACATGTTGGTGCACAGTGAGGACAAGAAGTACGAGTGTCAGGTGTGCCAGAAGCGCTTCAACATGGAGTGGCACCTCACCAGCCACATGCTGGTACACAACGAAGACCGTAAGTATGAGTGTGAGCTGTGTGGCAAGCGCTTCACCATGGAGAGTCACCTCAACTCCCACATGCTGGTTCACAACGAGAAGAAGTTTGAGTGTCCGCTGTGCCCCAAGCGCTTTAACATGGAGAGTCACTTGAGGAGCCACATGTTGGTGCACAATGAGAAGAAGTTTGCCTGTATGCTGTGTTCCAAGCGTTTCCTCATGGAGGCCCACCTGAACGCACACATGATGGTGCACAGCGAGGACAAGAACTTTGAGTGCAATGTGTGTGGCAAGCGTTTCAACATGGAGTGCCACCTCAACTCCCACATGCTGGTCCACAACACGGACAAAAAGTTTGAGTGCCAGATTTGCAACAAGCGCTTCAACATGGAGAGCCACCTCAACTCCCACATGTTGGTGCACAATGAGAAGAAGTTTGAGTGTCCGCTGTGCAGCAAGAGGTTCAACATGGAGAGCCACCTCAATAGCCACATGCTGGTCCACAGTGACAAGAACTTTGAGTGTGACGTCTGCGGCAAGCGGTTCAGCCAGAGCGCCCACCTCAACAGCCACCGGTTTGTCCACAGCCAGGAGAAGAAGTATGAGTGCCAAGTGTGCCGAAAGAGGTTCCACCAGGAGAGCCACTTGACCAGCCACATGTTTGTCCACTCTGAGGAGAAGCAGTTTGAGTGTGAGGAGTGCGGCAAGCGCTTCGGCCAGGAGATCCACCTCAACAGCCACCGCTTCACCCACAGCGGGAAGAAGACGGAGTACCAGCAGATCATGACCAACTATGTTAACAACCACAAGTACATGAGTGAAGAGGACCGGCAGCACCAGTGTAACGTGTGTGGCAAACGCTTCATCCACGAGAACCACCTCAACATCCACAAGTTTGTgcacaaggaggagaagaagttcgCCTGCGATATATGCGGCAAGCGCTTCTCCCATGAGAGTTACCTGAGCAGCCATCGCTATGTTCACAACGAGAAGCGCTTCGAGTGCAATCAGTGCGGCAAGAGGTTCTCCCATGAGAGCTACCTGAACAGCCACAGCTTTGTTCACAACGAGCGACGAGATGTCACCACCTTCCAGAAGCCACAGATGCCAGTGGTGCAGAAGGATCAGACCACTCACATGCAGGTGCAGCAACCACAGGAGAAGAAGCCTTTCGAGTGTGATGAGAACGGGAAGATGTTGATCCAGCAGACATATCAGCCGCCCTACGCCTACGCCCAGTGGGAACACGTGCGAACATTGTGGTCTTTGTAA
- the LOC126985470 gene encoding gastrula zinc finger protein XlCGF58.1-like isoform X2 produces the protein MMEGLHIPHPGKFHNVSQASLVLNQQPFVHSSVPLYGNYPIQSEVVETREVEKNQDEKPYDCDRCSRSFAQKTHLASHMLWHSKEKNFECPTCGKRFTMESHLNGHMQEHNREKLFKCEMCDKRFAMENYLNSHMLTHITEKKYECKVCEKKFSMENHLNSHMLVHNLEKKYECTKCHKRYSQKSHLNSHMLKHSTDKRFECTLCGKKFNMENHLNSHMLVHSEEKRYECVLCGKRFLMENHLNSHMLVHSEEKKFECTLCDKRFNMESHLNSHMLVHNSEKKFECLLCSKRFSMESHLNSHMLVHNERRFECTLCGKRFYMEIHLNAHMVMHNADKNFGCEVCGKSFLLEAHLNSHMLTHSEERKYQCMLCTKRFNMESHLNSHMLVHNEKKFECVLCGKRFNMISHLNSHMLVHSEKKFECDICGKRFKQNSHLNSHRFVHTQEKNFECEICRKRFAQQSHLSSHRFVHLQEKRFECEVCGKRFMQELHLNSHRYMHNEEIKLECQEWGKRFTQKSQVNGQIIVHTDEKKFECEDCGKKFAQKSHLNSHKFVHREEKRYSCDVCGKRFSQESYLSSHRFVHSEEKKFECEVCKKRFTHESYLNSHRYVHTDRKTNDFVEFAAKQARLAAASSDQLSTSSSSTTTTNSVQVQTDKKPFEYEDNGKLLLQQTYQPPYAYAQWEHVRTLWSL, from the coding sequence ATGATGGAAGGACTACACATTCCACATCCAGGAAAATTTCATAATGTCAGTCAAGCAAGTCTAGTGTTGAATCAGCAGCCGTTCGTACACTCCAGCGTACCTCTGTACGGGAACTATCCCATCCAAAGTGAAGTAGTAGAAacaagggaggtagagaagaatcAAGATGAAAAGCCTTACGACTGTGACCGGTGCAGCCGGAGCTTTGCCCAGAAGACTCACCTCGCCAGTCATATGCTATGGCACAGCAAGGAGAAAAACTTCGAGTGCCCCACTTGTGGCAAGCGCTTTACCATGGAAAGTCACCTCAACGGTCACATGCAGGAACACAACAGAGAGAAGCTGTTCAAGTGTGAGATGTGTGACAAGCGCTTTGCTATGGAAAACTACCTGAACAGTCACATGCTCACCCATATCACCGAGAAGAAGTACGAGTGTAAAGTGTGTGAAAAGAAGTTTTCTATGGAAAATCACCTCAACAGTCATATGCTTGTTCATAATCTGGAGAAGAAATATGAGTGTACTAAGTGTCACAAAAGGTACAGCCAGAAAAGCCACCTGAACAGTCATATGTTAAAGCACAGCACCGACAAGCGGTTCGAGTGTACACTATGTGGCAAAAAGTTTAATATGGAGAATCACCTAAACAGTCATATGCTTGTTCACAGTGAGGAAAAAAGATACGAGTGCGTCTTATGTGGCAAGCGTTTTCTTATGGAAAATCACCTTAATAGCCATATGCTAGTTCACAGTGAGGAGAAAAAGTTTGAGTGCACTTTGTGTGATAAGCGTTTTAACATGGAAAGTCACCTAAATAGTCACATGCTTGTGCACAATAGTGAGAAAAAGTTTGAGTGTCTGCTGTGCAGCAAGCGCTTTAGCATGGAGAGCCACCTGAACAGCCACATGCTGGTGCACAACGAGCGACGGTTTGAGTGCACACTGTGTGGCAAGAGGTTCTACATGGAGATCCATCTCAACGCCCACATGGTCATGCACAACGCCGACAAGAACTTTGGCTGTGAGGTGTGCGGCAAGTCCTTCCTGCTGGAGGCCCACCTCAACAGCCACATGCTGACCCACAGCGAGGAGCGGAAGTACCAGTGCATGCTGTGCACTAAGAGGTTCAACATGGAGAGCCACCTCAACAGCCACATGCTGGTGCACAACGAGAAGAAATTtgagtgtgtgctgtgtggcAAGCGCTTCAACATGATCAGCCACCTCAACAGCCACATGCTGGTGCACAGCGAGAAGAAGTTTGAGTGCGACATCTGTGGCAAGCGCTTCAAGCAGAACAGCCACCTCAACAGCCACCGCTTCGTGCACACCCAAGAGAAGAACTTCGAGTGCGAGATCTGCCGGAAGCGCTTCGCCCAGCAGAGCCACCTGAGCAGCCACCGCTTCGTTCACCTGCAGGAGAAGCGGTTCGAGTGTGAGGTGTGTGGCAAGCGGTTCATGCAGGAGCTCCACCTCAACAGCCACCGCTACATGCACAACGAGGAGATCAAGCTGGAGTGCCAGGAGTGGGGCAAGCGCTTCACCCAGAAGAGCCAAGTCAACGGACAGATCATCGTCCACACCGATGAGAAGAAGTTTGAGTGCGAGGACTGTGGGAAGAAGTTTGcccagaagagtcacctcaacagcCACAAATTCGTGCACCGGGAGGAGAAGCGCTACTCCTGCGACGTCTGTGGCAAGCGCTTCTCACAGGAGAGCTACCTGAGCAGCCACAGGTTCGTGCACAGCGAGGAGAAGAAGTTCGAATGTGAAGTGTGCAAGAAGCGCTTCACTCACGAGAGCTACCTGAACAGCCATCGTTACGTGCACACCGACCGCAAGACCAATGACTTTGTGGAGTTCGCGGCCAAGCAGGCGCGTCTTGCTGCCGCCTCCTCAGACcagctctccacctcctcctcctccaccaccaccaccaacagcgtCCAGGTCCAGACAGACAAGAAGCCCTTTGAATACGAGGACAACGGCAAGCTTCTCCTGCAGCAGACGTACCAGCCCCCCTACGCCTACGCCCAGTGGGAACACGTTCGAACCTTATGGTCATTGTAG